tttgaagttctttgtgttggattgagtattatgaatatgaatttgctttggtgttattttagtatgaactttaggatagatcgaacggaaagaatagctttgtgttattttagtacgaactcttgaatagatcgaacgaaaagaatagcttggaggtggtttcgtaccctacaaacaatttattcttatgttctccgctagataggaactttcgagtgattcttcatcacactttgagtgatggttatatgatccaattatattagcactgttgggaggttgcactagcgaaagtaaggaccctaggcctcatttcaAGCATTACACTACCGTTTTTGTgaccgtttactatttgctaccttgatgtttttatttattcagattataaaaatatatttctaccatccatattacacttttatcaccatctcttcgccgaactagtgcacctatacaatttgccattgtatagggtgtgttggggacacaagagactcttcgttattttcttgcagggttgtttgagagagaccatcttcatcctacgcctcccacggattgataaaccttaggtcatccacttgagggaaaattgctactgtcctacaaaactctgcgcttggaggcccaacacgagtctacaagaataagttgcgtagtagacatcagtgatTTTCAACTTCTTTTCCTTGAGCGTGGCCTTCCTCTCTTCGACCATGGTCCTCCTCTCTTTGAGCTTGAGCTTCTTGTCCGTCGCCTCCATCGACAATTTGAACCTGTTCTTCTTTTCTCCTCCTTGATGTCCGAGCGCTTCACGCATGCCTCCTCCTTCTTCACCAAGAtgtccttgatacgtctccaacgtatctataattttttattgttccatgctgttatattatcattcttggatgttttaccttcattttgtagcaactttatatcattttttgggactaacctattgacatagtgcccagtgccagttgttgttttttgcttgtttttacttcacagaatatccctatcaaacagagtccaaacgcagcgaaactttttgaagatttttttggaccagaagacaactttggagccaaggaagcaccagaggggaggcccatggggcccaaaacccaccagggcgcgccagaggcccctggaaCACCCAGGTGGGTGGTGGGGCCCATGGGGATCTCCTCCgccgcctctcagctctataaattcTCAGATATTCCAGAAACCATAGGGGAGTGATCGAAACATAATTTCAGTCGCTGCAAGTTGCAGAACCACGAGTTCTAATCTTGAGCCCTATTTCGGCACTCTAccggaggggaacacgatcacggaggggttcatcatcctcattggtgctcctccaatgatgtgtgagtagttcaccatagacctacgggtccgcaggaagtatctagatggcttcttctctctttttgattctcaatacaatgttctcctcgatgttcgtggagatctatttgatgtaatgactttttgcggtgtgtttgttgggatccgatgaagtgcgagtttatgatcagatctatctatgaatatttttagttttctttgatctcttatatgcatgattgttatagcctcgtatttctgctcttaatctttggtttagttaggccaactagatcgatttttcttgcaatgggaaagaggtgctttgtgatggttcgatcttgcggtgtcctcacccaatgACAGAAGGGGTAACGAGGCATGCATGTATCGTTGTTATTAagaataaaaagatggggtctactcctacatgaatagatcttgtctacattatgtcatcgttcttattgcattactcctttctccatgaacttaatacactagatgcatgttggatagcggttgatgtgtggagtaatagtaatagatgcagaCAGGCGTCGgtgtactaatcttggacgtgatgcctatatacatgatcattgccttggatatctcataattatttgctcttctattaattgcccaacagtaatttgtttacccaccgtatgctattttctcaagagaagccactagtgaaatctacgggccccaagtctatcttttatcatattgttttcaggtctattattccaaaaacccaaaaataccttgttgcactttttctttacttattttatttcattttttgctagatctatttatccaatctcatacaatttaatctatctttttaccgaggagggattgacaacccctcttacgcatTGGGTTGCAAgtctttgttctttgtgtgcaggtaccattttcatagtgttgcttggttctcctaccgGATTGacaaccttggtttcataactgagggaaatacttaccgtagctgtgctgcatcatcccttcctctttggggaaagaCCATCGCAATTTCAAGCCATGTCAGTCCTCGAACCTCTCCATGAGCTTCACCGCCACACCTTCGCGCTTTGCCCTCTCTTCCTCCCACTTCTTCCCCTGTAAATTTCCTCTAACCTTCTTTGGCGATTCTTGGGTTGGGTCGGTAAGGTCACTGGTTTCTTCCTCGTTGGCTTGGGCGGCGGTCTTGGCTATGAAAAGGTTCCACTTTGGTTGCCCATTCAACTTCAACCAACAATGCACGACAGTGAAGGActacttcttttccaacttcttGTACACCATACAAGCACGAGTAGGCTACAAAGTGAAACATTGTCGACAATGCATATCCGACTAGTGAGCAACAAAACAATGCATGTCAGGCTAGTGATCAACAAAACTAAGCATATCTGGCTAGTGATCAACTTACTTGCTTGGTGATTTGTGCACCGCTAGGCCATCGTGCAATGAGATGCTTCAAGTGCCCGCAATACTTGGACACAACCTCTTGGATGGTGTGTCATTGATGGTTGAGGGACTTCCATTCACGACTGCGGATGACCGCGTTGGAGTAGGGTGCGAAATGCTTGTGTTTATGAAACCATATGTGAATGTTCCTCCAAAAGGTTGTGCCCTTTTTCTCTGTGCCATCGATTGGATCAATGTTAGTGGCCAACCATGCATCGCACAACAGCTCGTCCTCCCGCATGTTGAAGCTTTCTCCTCTACCCTTCTTCTTTGGATTGCTGGACGTATCATCCGGATCATCGTCCTcactgtcctcctcctcctcctccggctcttGCTGTCTAGCGGCCCAATATTGTTGTTGTTGTGTGCCATCGCCAGTCTGGGTGTAGGACTACTGCATGGGCGTCTAGGTGTAGAACTATTGTTGCTGGTAGTTGCCAGACTGGGTGGGATCCGAGTCTTCCACCTGCCCGTTCTcatggcctcctcctcctccatcatgGATGATGTCGAGCATTTCCCTGTCTGGGTCTTCGTACGCCGCCTCCCCCGTTGTACGCACTGCAACGAACAGCGTGCGGGCAACCATCTACTCCCTTTCATCGTCCGCGCCCGGACGAGCAGCGACGAAAAAACTCGGAGAAGAGCGGCGCCGTGTTTAGGTCAACGATGTAAGGCACCGTCTGGCGGGTGGTCCGAGTTGCTTGGCGACCTAGTAGCACGGAGGCTTTAAGGCTTTGACCACGACACCGTCTGTATTGTGGGCGCGCCCGCCACGACCTCCATACCCAATGCCACCGCCATGCCCAACGGCGGCCAAACACTTCTTGAGTTTCTCCTTCTCCGCAGCCTTCTCTTTGAAGCGGCGAGTTTGCCGCGTAGCCGAGCTGATCTTCCGGGGGAGCGTGATTCTTGGATCCTCCGGCACCTCCGTCGGCTCCATCTCCGATAGGTTCTCCGACGGTTCCATGCGTCGACGGCAGAAGGAAAGAGATGATGTGAGAAAAGAGCAGGAATTGGACGAAGAGCGGCGGGGGTGGAAGAAGAGAGTGGAGGATTTTAACGCGGAAACAATGTGGGATGCTACAAAAGTGCGGGCTCCGACTTCCTTTTGGGTGGGCCGGAGGCATGGGCGAAGCTACACTAGTATTGGGGCGTACAATTGTACACACATTATTTTTACAAAACCTTCGATTACGTATGTATAATAAACATGTATGCATCAAATAAATTTAAAACTCTAGAAAACGGGGGTTTTGGGGGAATATATACACCCATTGTGTGGATGTTGGCGCGGCAGAGAGCGACGTTTTACGTATCCGAACCGCTGACGAGCCGATACATATTCGCGTTGGATGACTTTCGTTGTTCGGACGGATGGGCGATTTGTGAGTCGGCGTTTGAGATGCCCTTACAATTTTTTCCCGCATACTACACACATTTTTTCCTATAAATGGTACTTtatttagagcatctccaacagccgcgccaAAAGGCGCGCGCGCGGTAAACCGAGTTTTTAGCGCGCGCGGGACGTTTCGGCGCGCTCCAGCGGTGGCGGGAAAGTCGCACGCGCGGGAAAAGGCGGCAGCTCGCGCGCTATTTTTGGCGCACCGCTTCCGGCGTGCCTTTAAATTGCGGCGCTCGTCACACGCCTATTCCACACACTTCTCTTCCTCTTTCGCTGCCACGCACGCCTCCACCACTTCCTCGTGTGCTTCCGCTGCCACGCGCGCCACCGCTCCAGCGCCCCGCCACCgacgcgccaccatgccgccgcgccgTCGAGGAGCGTCGGGCTACCGCGGCGTCTGCCAGCGCCCCAACGGCGGGTTCTACTCCGAGATACGGTCCGGCAAACTCCGGCTCGGCCTCGGCACCTTCGAGACGGCgcacgaggccgcccgcgcgtacgacgcggcggcatggCGCCTAGGCAGGCCGCGCCCGCAGATGAACTTCCAGGACGTGGACACGCTCCAGCAGGCGCTGGacgtcgccccgccgcctcgtctTACCACGGCACAAGACCGTGCGGAGCACGCTAGGCGGCAGCGCCACCTCCTCGTCGCCCAGGAGGACGAGCGGGTCATGGCGGAGTGGCGCCGGCGCCACCCGGAGGACGTCACCTACGAGCAAGCCTACTGGGCAAGGCGCCGCGAGGAGCGGTTGGACAGGCGTCGGCGGAAGGCCCTGGCGATATCGCAGTGCGAAATCGTTGAGAATGGTGGGCAGACGATCTTTACGTCTGATGATGATCGTTGGGAGGACATGTGGCTCGATACCTCGGACCAGACCAGTGAGGacggcgatgatgatgatgacgacgacgactgGGAGTAGGCTGTAGTTGCGTATGTAGTTGCACTATCTAGTAGTTTTTTATGTCGTTGCACTATCTAATAGTTTTTATCTATCTATGTTATGGAATTATGTAAAATATCTATGTATCGTTTTTTCTATCTATGAATTTAATTATTGTTTTATTAAAAAAAGTACGCAATGTTTAGCGCGCGCTGCATTTTAGCGCGGCCGCTGGAGCTACACGCGCGCGCTCAATTTTGACGTGGCTGCTAGAGCCAGCGCTGCCGCCAAACCAGACAAACAGCACGCGGCAAATGCGTTTTTTTGCGCGCGGCGCGTTGCGCGGCTGTTGGAGACGCTCTTACGTACAAACTTGATCCCGAAGCTGTCGTTTCGCTCGCGGCGCTCCGTTGCGGTTGCGAGCCTAGGCCCTTAGGTGGGACGCACGATTCACGATGGAACTGAGGGAGGAAGCCAGGAGCGGATGCTGAGCAGGGACGCGTGGCGGTAGATCAAACAGGGGACGCACGGGACGCACCAAATCTTTTTTTTCCCTTTCCCAAATCCGAGTACCACACGTCCACACCGATCATCTTCCAAACGCCGCCTTCTCTTTCCTTCTTTGTGCGGGCGGTTTCCAAAAATTGTTACCGCCTCTCCAACCCCAACCCAACCCTGACCCGAGTTGATCCGCCGCTATCTCTTTCCTTACGGACATCCATATATACCCCTTTCGCCGTTCGTTCTTTGCATCGCCGTCCCGCCGAGAGAGAAGCAagcaagagagagagagcacCCGTCGCCGCCGTGTTTACTTCCCATCGTTGAGAGAGCGACCATGACGCAGCCGCCGCGTTTGGCCCCCCTCGTTGAGCAAGCGACCAAGACGCTGCCGCCGCTCGGCAAGAAGACGAAGGGGCGGCAGCGCAGAGAGAACCGCCGGGTGGAGAAGAAGGAGTCGCGGCAGGTGACCTTCTCCAAGCGGAAGTCCGGGCTCTGGAAGAAGGCAGCGGAGCTCGCCCTGCTCTGCCGCGCCAGCCTCGCCATCGTCGTCTTCTCCGAGGCCGGCAAGGCGTTCGCCTTCGGCAGCCCCTCCACCGACGCTGTCCTGGGCTGCGCCGACGTCGACGGCAACGCCCTTGCTCCTGTTCCTGCTGCCGACGACGTGGAGTGGGAGGCCCTGGAGACGCTGTGCCAGGAGACGGGGGCCATGGGCGTGGAGGTCGCGGCGGAGGCCGAGCGGATGAGCGCCGTCGGGAAAAAGGTGGTGGAGGTGCAGGCGCAGGCGGGGAAACGCTTCTGGTGGGAGGCGGACGTGGAGGCGCTCGGGGAGGCTGAGCTGCCGGTCTTCGCCAGAGCGCTCCAGCGCCTCCGGGACAACGTGCGCCGCCACGCCGACAAGATGCCCTCCGCTCCACAGCCGCAGTAGTCCCGGTCTCCCGGACGAGCTTCGGTTAATCGCCATTGTTCTTGGATCATCTTTGAGCTTCGGTTAATTGCTATTGCCATTGTTCTTAGATCATCTTTGCTTAGGTGCCTTTTGCTAGTAGTACTGTGTAAGATTAGTGGGGATTATTGTTCACGAGTACAATGGACGAGTTACTGGTTTCAACATTCATAAGTTGTTTTCTTGTTAACCTGTGCTTCTACTAGATATAGTATGTTCTTTCAGTTTTTGCTATATTCCAGTTGATCAGGTTATACTAATTGCTGATCATCAACTCAAATTTCTGcacaaatcacaaaaaatttgATGCCGCATTAACTGTCGATGAAGTAGACAATCCGGAACCAAAATAAGTTTCCTTTCGAACGTGCTGCACCTTTCGTAAAGGGCAAGACAAGCAGCAACACAAATATCCGAGACGTTAATTGATCTTTGGCTTCAGCCTTCAAGTTTTCATCCACTGGACATAGCTGAGTTAACTGCAATGCTAAGTCTAACTATTCTGATTCGTATGATTGATTGTAGTATCAAAACAataaaaaaaaaattcctacactgCCCTAAATTTTCTTGGTATTGCAGTAGGCATTGGACAGAGGCTCCGCTCCGGTTACTGAATTATAAACGCCAGATAGTCATGATACAAGAGATTGTGCATTGCAGAGTGCAGACATCAGGCAACAGTGGAAGGAACTAACTGGCATGCATTCAGTTAATTTGCGAGTAACATCATACACATCAGTAATGCTAGTAGAAACTCAAAACCAACCTCAAACGGCAGTACAGATACTTCAACAATGGCAGCAACCGGTGTGCGATCCGTCGCGTCAAAACCAAGTGTCACCCAGACTTCGACCATGGCAGCACAAAAGAGAGGAGAATAACAGTGTGCAGGAAGAATGAATGAGTTTAGACTATCAGGAGGGCAAAACGCCAACCCCCCAACATGGCGTAGACCAGTAAAGCCAGAAGAACATGGCAGAAGTTGCGTTCTGTCTGATAAAGAACACAATAATTCTAGTTGCAAAGATGTTATCTACCAATGATTTAACAAAAATGGAAAAGGTACTACTAGTGAATTTACATATGGGTCGCCTATAGCTAAAAAATGCCCTCGGagctaaaaaagaagcagcagaaTCATCCTTTCCTAAGTGCTTCTTGCTGCTTCTCCATGGCCCCCGTTGGTATTGCCCTGCAAAAGATGGTTAGACACAATTTATATTACTCACTGCAAGTCTGCAAAAACGCTGAACTGCAAAAGGGAAAATAAATCAGCCAACGCTCTGCATTTGTCTAAAGAATCATTACTCACAGCATTTGACACTTTGCCCCTGATTGGGTATACATCGTTGAGCATTTTGTCTAAAGAATCATTACTAACAGCATTTGACACTTTGCCCCTGATTGGGTATACATCGTTGAGCATTTTGTCTAAAGAATCATTACTAACAGCATTTGACACTTTGCCCCTGATTGGGTATACATCGTTGAGCATTTTGTCTAAAGAATCCTTAGCTAACTGGAGCTTCCCTTCTTTCTCTCCTGATTCAGACGTCACCTTTGCTGATGATGTACCACAGTGAAGCTGCACGGAAGATGATGATTCACACGAATTACACCCTTCATCCAATATATCTTAACTGTACCCCAAAAAAACTACTGAAATGGTTTTCTTAACAGAAAGCTTCAAAGACCAACTAATGGAACTCCTCCCTCACATATAAAAGGATAATAAGCATCTCAAAGATCAAGAAACTTCCAGCAAAATGGCAAGGCACTTATGCAAAAGCACATGATAGCAATTGTTTGAACTAACCTGTGTAGTAGCTGGTTGCTCTGACGCGTCTTGATTTTTACTCAaatggccttttgttgtttccgaATTCGCCGCGGATGCCTACAAAAGAACGCATCACACTAAACTGAGACCACAGATCCTTCAGACAATAACAATCAGGTACAAACCGTACGAAAAGGATAAAGCTAAAAACATGCTAACTATTGACCTCGGTACTGGATCGATTGCATTGTTTTCAGATTAAATGTTCATAAGACAGCCCTTCGTTGCTGCTCAGCTCTATATTACCTGATCCTTTAAGGTGTCCTCTCGCCACTCCGGCTGAAACTTCTGCAGGAGCAAAGTGAGCAGCCTTTGCAGCTCGGGCAGCACCTCCTGGGGGAAAAGCTTCGGAATCTCCTCCCTCGCGATGTTGTCATGGACGCACCTGCGGGTCAGTATCCTGAGGCACACCAACAGCTGCAACAGAGAGAAGTATATGCATTGAGCACAGGGCTAAGCTGCTTTCGCATAAATGCCTCGCACCCGGCGCAAGCAGCCGCGCGGAAGGGGATGAGGAAGCAGAGATGAGAAGTGGGTAGGTACGGACGGGGTCGAGCTCGGAGTCGGAGGGGAGCTGGAGGATGTCGCGGACGATGGCGCGGTCGGCGGCGTCGAGGCCGGTGCGGCGGGTGCGCCAAAGGGCCTGCAGGATGTACTCTACCGAGTCCTTCGAGCGCGCGCGGGCCAGCAGCGGGAGGTGCTCGTGCCCCCAGAGCGCCGCCGCCGATGACGTCCCGTGCTCCATCGCCTGCCGTGTTCTGCCGCCGCGTGCGGGGGAGACTATGGCCTTGTGGGCCAAGACAGAAGACATGGCTGCGAAGGCAATGTCGATTGCTAGCGGGTTGAAAGCAGTCCATGGGCCTTAACTAAGGAGAGCTCAgagatcagtcaaagaagggcCATTTCTAGTTTTTTTAGGCAAAACACGCTTTATTTATTACTCATAAACAACAGTCTTGCTGAATCTTAGTCGACTGAGACTTTGTTATGTCTCAGTCGATACTATATTCGTGAGATCTTACATTGAGATCcgtgcatttttttattttttctttcttACATGTATGTCACTTAACTAAGACTTggttaaatctcagtcgactATGACCTAGCCATACCCCATAAACAATGTTTACAACAACTGCAGCAGGGTCATAAGGTATTCCCAGCCAAACATGCCTACAAACACCTAAAGTAACAGTGTGCTTTGTGAGAGAATGAGCATCAAAACTAAAGTTTCTACGCTCATAAACTGACTTAAACTTATCGAAATGATTTCTACGCTCCTTTATTTCTCTGATGTTGGCACCATATGCCCCGGTTGAACCTTGCTCGATGTCATTCATCACAACCTGACAATCGTATTCTTGAGAGAGGGAAAGTTCATCGGCTAGTGCAAGGCCCTCTCGGCAAGCGAGTGCTTCTAGGCTTGATGGGTCCTCGATACTCTGCACCACAATCGCCGAGTCTCCAACATAAACTCCTTTCGTTCTACATATAGCAGCAGCGGTGCCCTTGCCGTCGTTCTGATTGAAAGCTCCATCTATGTTATTTTTCACGTTGTTTGTCTCCGAGGAAGCCAGTTCTCTCTGGTATCATGAACTTGTATCGGTTGGCTAGCCTTTGGGACTTGAATTGCATTTAGCTCGGCAATGTAAGAGTTGACAAAATGATGGATAGAAATTGGACTCTGGTGTATATCGTCGTGGACTGCCTTCCTCCTTGAAAACCATATTGCCCATAGAGCAACGATCAACCAGGTAAAAATATGCATATGATAATGACTCATTCATCGAAAAAAGCCAACATTTTTGGCATTTAGTTCAGTGCATGCCGCCATGCTATTTGTAATGCTCTCCTCTCTTAAAGCCTAGGTTCACCAAGAATTCGAGCAGTTCAAAAGGGAGTGCCTCCATGAGTCTTAGCACCCTCATAGAGCGCAGCTGCTCGTAGTAGCAATATGTCAATGATGTAAAAGCTCACCTGATGGTAAGGATTGTTGTGCCAAATGCCAAATGATTATTTTCAGCTTGGAAGGAACCGATAGATTCCATAAATTCGTTCATGCTTTATTCGCTTGCTAGTATTGGATGATCCAAGGACCCCCTCGAGCCAATTCTCTCTTCTAGTCTTTGTAGCAATAAACATATGATATGCCGATTGCACAATAAAATGGCCATTTCGTTCAAAGTACCATGAGTGGAAATCGGCTACTCCACTAACGCAAAGAGGTATGCCTAGTATTGCATCGGCATCCATGGGCAAAAATACTTGTCTGATAAGGAtttaaataataataaaaaagatAGAAATAACTAGTTTCTCTCTAAATAATAATATTAATAGAAATAACTAGTTTGTGAAGGGTTATGTGAAAAAAGTTTGACAAGGTACTCCTTGCAATGGGGATTTCTATCTCCTCTGGTGATGGCGAGTGGCGCCTCATGTGCGTCACTTGTTGTAATCTGAGAGTTTTAGTGAGATTTCTTCCGGCCGAGGGATGGTTGGATTCATTGgtgttttttgattttttttgaaacaaaATATCTCTTGAATCATACGTCCAAACTACAAACCATTTTTACCGTTGTTTCTCACATCAATATCTTCAAAACTAAATCTCATTTGATATATGTCGATATCTTCAAAACTAAATCTCATGTTGATAGATTTTTGACAAACATTTTTTGGGCAAATTTGTACTCCCATCTGGTACTAACCCGTGCTCCCAATGTAAACTAACCCGTCTCCCAACTAAAACTAACATGTGCTTCCCAATGTGTGTTCTCAACTGGCACTAGCATGAGTGCTTTCGATATGTGCTCCTAACAGTACTAACTTGTGCTTTCAACCTATACTAACAAGTGCTCCCAAGTAAACTAACATGTACTCCGTCATGGTCCGTCATGGGTAAAGCACATGCTCCTCGCACAAATACACTCATGCTTTCCAAGTGAACCCGCGCTCCACGGTAGAATCCCCTTGTGCTCCCATGTCAAGCACACATGTGATGCAGTGCACACGAGGAGCACATGTGCGTCggacaaaaaaagagagaaaaaaaccTAAAAACTAAGGAAATACCAAAAAAATCAAAAGGAAAAAATAGGAGAAGAAAACGATAAAACATTGTTTCATGTTAGGAAGCGTCCAACACATGACACGTGGGGGCGCTGTGTGCATGACGTCGAGTCCTAAAGCGCTCGCACACCCAGAAAAATGCACCCCACCCCCACCCAGTGCAGGGGGTACTCGTCGACTAGTTGCACCTCTAGTTAAGGGTACCTTTTGCAAAGattatcccccccccccccccccccccccggttggTGGTAAGTGGTGCAGTGCATGTGCATCACTTGTCATCACCAGAGGGTTTTGGCGGGTTTTCTCACTCACGTGCAAGGGATGGGGGTTTATGTTTTATTACATATAATATTCCTTTTTTAATAAAATATCTCATGAACCACGCGTCCAAATTATAAATTGTTTGCACCATTTTATTTCTAACATCGAGATCTTTAAAATTAGACTCCATGTTGATAGGTTGTGACAAACGTTTTCCTAGATGGAAATTCAAATTTGTGCTCCCAAATGAACTAACATATGCTTACAAACTTTACTAACATATGCTCCCAATTGAACTAACCCTatatgtcggggatataccccgcggtatgacccatccggaaatatgacccggccggacttgacGGCTCACAAGAGACCCGACTAacacttggcgactcactggtctgacgactcacgagcctggcgaCTCACGGATGGCCCTGACAGCGGGTCAGATaaaagactaggcccaaggcccagaaggccggctcatgttatggtgggccggcttaagaggaaagcacaaggaatattcccttacaaaggaagcaagactaggactccacttgtaatagactagtcctaatcctaataggactccacatgtaacccgcccactactagggaaaaccttatacacagaactttagcagtagcgtgggtcaAAAAAGCACGCTGGTGCTAAGTAGCAGTGGCGCGCCTGGACAAACTGCGCTACAGATAAAGTTCTAGCAGTAGCGCGCCTTGTTCTAAACACGTTACTACTAAAATTCCCATGGCTTAGCCGATAgtctacacatagtagtagcgattCATATTGAACCGCGCTACCGCTACTTCCTTTGTAGCAGCGCATTTTATTCTAAACTCGCTACTGCTAAAGGATATAAAATTAAATGGAAAGCAAATAGAAAGGTaattgaaaatgaaagaaatagaataaggtgaagaaaaataaatgaaaaaggggaaaaaagagaaaggagTAGCAGTAGCGTGTATACCAGAACGCGCTGTAGCtaacgtagcagtagcgcgctttctggaacgcgctactgctatttctgacttaaccacccgcgggctcaaaattttgctaagtcctccattcccccctgttcccctactcctctgtcgccgccgcccgagcctgccctcaccgccgctctcgacctcaccgtcgccgccctcgacctcaccgccgccgccctcgacctaaccgccgccgcccgagcccgcccagCACCGCCGCCTC
This sequence is a window from Aegilops tauschii subsp. strangulata cultivar AL8/78 chromosome 7, Aet v6.0, whole genome shotgun sequence. Protein-coding genes within it:
- the LOC109761501 gene encoding uncharacterized protein isoform X2; translated protein: MSSVLAHKAIVSPARGGRTRQAMEHGTSSAAALWGHEHLPLLARARSKDSVEYILQALWRTRRTGLDAADRAIVRDILQLPSDSELDPLLVCLRILTRRCVHDNIAREEIPKLFPQEVLPELQRLLTLLLQKFQPEWREDTLKDQASAANSETTKGHLSKNQDASEQPATTQLHCGTSSAKVTSESGEKEGKLQLAKDSLDKMLNDVYPIRGKVSNAVSNDSLDKMLNDVYPIRGKVSNAVSNDSLDKMLNDVYPIRGKVSNAGNTNGGHGEAARST
- the LOC109761492 gene encoding ethylene-responsive transcription factor 2-like, whose amino-acid sequence is MPPRRRGASGYRGVCQRPNGGFYSEIRSGKLRLGLGTFETAHEAARAYDAAAWRLGRPRPQMNFQDVDTLQQALDVAPPPRLTTAQDRAEHARRQRHLLVAQEDERVMAEWRRRHPEDVTYEQAYWARRREERLDRRRRKALAISQCEIVENGGQTIFTSDDDRWEDMWLDTSDQTSEDGDDDDDDDDWE
- the LOC109761501 gene encoding uncharacterized protein isoform X1, with protein sequence MSSVLAHKAIVSPARGGRTRQAMEHGTSSAAALWGHEHLPLLARARSKDSVEYILQALWRTRRTGLDAADRAIVRDILQLPSDSELDPLLVCLRILTRRCVHDNIAREEIPKLFPQEVLPELQRLLTLLLQKFQPEWREDTLKDQASAANSETTKGHLSKNQDASEQPATTQLHCGTSSAKVTSESGEKEGKLQLAKDSLDKMLNDVYPIRGKVSNAVSNDSLDKMLNDVYPIRGKVSNAVSNDSLDKMLNDVYPIRGKVSNAVSNDSLDKCRALADLFSLLQFSVFADLQ
- the LOC109761491 gene encoding agamous-like MADS-box protein AGL61 encodes the protein MTQPPRLAPLVEQATKTLPPLGKKTKGRQRRENRRVEKKESRQVTFSKRKSGLWKKAAELALLCRASLAIVVFSEAGKAFAFGSPSTDAVLGCADVDGNALAPVPAADDVEWEALETLCQETGAMGVEVAAEAERMSAVGKKVVEVQAQAGKRFWWEADVEALGEAELPVFARALQRLRDNVRRHADKMPSAPQPQ
- the LOC109761501 gene encoding uncharacterized protein isoform X3 encodes the protein MSSVLAHKAIVSPARGGRTRQAMEHGTSSAAALWGHEHLPLLARARSKDSVEYILQALWRTRRTGLDAADRAIVRDILQLPSDSELDPLLVCLRILTRRCVHDNIAREEIPKLFPQEVLPELQRLLTLLLQKFQPEWREDTLKDQASAANSETTKGHLSKNQDASEQPATTQLHCGTSSAKVTSESGEKEGKLQLAKDSLDKMLNDVYPIRGKVSNAGNTNGGHGEAARST